The Xanthomonas sontii genome contains a region encoding:
- the lepB gene encoding signal peptidase I, with protein MKWFEIALVVLTFATGIITLLDKLFFAKRRAARAGLLDSEPVIVDYSRAFFPVLAVVLILRSFIAEPYKIPSSSMMPNLLVGDFILVNKFSYGFRLPITNQKIIPVGEPKRGDVVVFKPPHKPDENWIKRVIGLPGDRIGFHGDTLYINGTPMKYKVMGEYVGKGKGAEMTGATLLTEYLPGRTHTELEWIDRNNPAGQGDWVVPPGKYFVMGDNRDNSEDSRFWTQTHFLPEENLRGKAFLIWLNCEGWFCSGSFDPSRIGTTIQ; from the coding sequence ATGAAATGGTTTGAAATCGCGCTGGTGGTCCTGACCTTCGCCACCGGCATCATCACCCTGCTGGACAAGCTGTTCTTCGCCAAGCGCCGCGCCGCGCGGGCCGGGTTGCTCGACAGCGAGCCGGTGATCGTCGACTACTCGCGGGCGTTCTTCCCGGTCCTGGCGGTGGTGCTGATCCTGCGCAGCTTCATCGCCGAGCCGTACAAGATTCCGTCCAGCTCGATGATGCCGAACCTGCTGGTCGGCGATTTCATCCTGGTCAACAAGTTCTCCTATGGCTTCCGCCTGCCGATCACCAACCAGAAGATCATTCCGGTCGGCGAGCCCAAGCGCGGCGACGTGGTGGTGTTCAAGCCGCCGCACAAGCCGGACGAGAACTGGATCAAGCGCGTGATCGGCCTGCCGGGCGATCGCATCGGCTTCCACGGCGACACCCTGTACATCAACGGCACGCCGATGAAGTACAAGGTCATGGGCGAGTACGTCGGCAAGGGCAAGGGCGCGGAAATGACCGGTGCCACGCTGCTCACCGAGTATCTGCCGGGCCGCACCCACACCGAGCTGGAATGGATCGACCGCAACAATCCCGCCGGCCAGGGCGACTGGGTGGTGCCGCCGGGCAAGTACTTCGTGATGGGCGATAATCGCGACAACAGCGAGGACAGCCGGTTCTGGACCCAGACCCATTTCCTGCCCGAGGAGAACCTGCGCGGCAAGGCGTTCCTGATCTGGCTCAATTGCGAAGGCTGGTTTTGCAGCGGCAGTTTCGATCCGTCGCGGATCGGGACGACCATTCAGTGA
- the lepA gene encoding translation elongation factor 4 produces MRNIRNFSIIAHVDHGKSTLADRIIQLCGGLQAREMEAQVLDSNPIERERGITIKAQSVSLPYTAQDGQVYHLNFIDTPGHVDFSYEVSRSLAACEGALLVVDAAQGVEAQSVANCYTAVEQGLEVVPVLNKIDLPTADIDRAKAEIEAVIGIDATDAVAVSAKTGLNVRDVLEAIVHRIPPPVPRDTDKLQALIIDSWFDNYLGVVSLVRVMQGEIKAGDKLLVMSTGRTHQVDNVGVFTPKRKVLPALRAGEVGWVTASIKDVHGAPVGDTLTLAGDPASKPLPGFQEMQPRVFAGLFPVDAEDYTNLREALDKLRLNDAALRFEPESSEAMGFGFRCGFLGMLHMEIVQERLEREYNLDLISTAPTVVYEVLKTDGSIISMDNPAKLPPVNMVEEIREPIIRANILTPEEYIGNIIKLCEEKRGSQIGINYLGSQVQISYELPMAEVVLDFFDKLKSVSRGYASLDYHFVRFDAGPFVRVDVLINGDKVDALSLIAHRSHADRRGRELCEKMKDLIPRQMFDVAIQAAIGSQIIARTTVKAMRKNVLAKCYGGDVSRKKKLLEKQKEGKKRMKQVGRVEIPQEAFLAVLQMDK; encoded by the coding sequence ATGCGGAACATCCGCAACTTCTCCATCATCGCCCACGTCGACCACGGCAAATCGACCCTGGCCGATCGCATCATCCAGCTCTGCGGCGGCCTGCAGGCGCGCGAGATGGAAGCGCAGGTGCTCGACTCCAACCCGATCGAGCGCGAACGCGGCATCACCATCAAGGCCCAGTCCGTGTCGCTGCCGTACACCGCGCAGGACGGGCAGGTCTACCACCTGAACTTCATCGACACCCCCGGCCACGTCGACTTCTCCTACGAGGTCAGCCGCTCGCTGGCCGCCTGCGAGGGCGCGCTGCTGGTGGTGGACGCGGCGCAGGGCGTGGAAGCGCAGTCGGTGGCCAACTGCTACACCGCGGTGGAGCAGGGCCTGGAAGTGGTGCCGGTGCTGAACAAGATCGACCTGCCCACCGCCGACATCGACCGCGCCAAGGCCGAGATCGAGGCGGTGATCGGCATCGACGCCACCGACGCGGTCGCGGTCAGCGCCAAGACCGGGCTGAACGTGCGCGACGTGCTGGAGGCGATCGTGCACCGCATCCCGCCGCCGGTGCCGCGCGACACCGACAAGCTGCAGGCGCTGATCATCGATTCCTGGTTCGACAACTACCTGGGCGTGGTCTCGCTGGTGCGGGTGATGCAGGGCGAGATCAAGGCTGGCGACAAGCTGCTGGTGATGTCTACCGGCCGCACCCACCAGGTCGACAACGTCGGCGTGTTCACGCCCAAGCGCAAGGTGCTGCCGGCGCTGCGCGCGGGCGAGGTGGGTTGGGTCACCGCCAGCATCAAGGACGTGCACGGCGCGCCGGTCGGCGACACCCTGACCCTGGCCGGCGATCCGGCGAGCAAGCCGCTGCCGGGCTTCCAGGAAATGCAGCCGCGCGTGTTCGCCGGCCTGTTCCCGGTCGATGCCGAGGACTACACCAACCTGCGCGAGGCGCTGGACAAGCTGCGCCTGAACGACGCGGCGCTGCGTTTCGAGCCGGAAAGCTCCGAGGCGATGGGCTTCGGCTTCCGCTGCGGCTTCCTCGGCATGCTGCACATGGAGATCGTGCAGGAGCGCCTGGAGCGCGAGTACAACCTGGACCTGATCAGCACCGCGCCGACCGTGGTCTACGAGGTGCTGAAGACCGACGGCAGCATCATCAGCATGGACAACCCGGCCAAGCTGCCGCCGGTGAACATGGTCGAGGAGATTCGCGAGCCGATCATCCGCGCCAACATCCTCACCCCCGAGGAATACATCGGCAACATCATCAAGCTGTGCGAGGAAAAGCGCGGCAGCCAGATCGGCATCAACTACCTGGGCAGCCAGGTGCAGATCAGCTACGAACTGCCGATGGCCGAGGTGGTGCTGGACTTCTTCGACAAGCTCAAGTCGGTCAGCCGCGGCTACGCCTCGCTGGATTACCACTTCGTGCGCTTCGACGCCGGCCCGTTCGTGCGCGTGGACGTGCTGATCAACGGCGACAAGGTCGATGCGCTGTCGCTGATCGCGCACCGCAGCCACGCCGACCGCCGCGGCCGCGAACTGTGCGAGAAGATGAAGGACCTGATCCCGCGGCAGATGTTCGACGTGGCGATCCAGGCCGCGATCGGCTCGCAGATCATCGCCCGCACCACGGTCAAGGCGATGCGCAAGAACGTGCTGGCCAAGTGCTATGGTGGCGACGTCTCGCGCAAGAAGAAGCTGTTGGAAAAGCAGAAGGAAGGCAAGAAGCGCATGAAGCAGGTCGGCCGCGTGGAAATCCCGCAGGAAGCCTTCCTGGCTGTGCTGCAGATGGACAAGTAG
- a CDS encoding DegQ family serine endoprotease: MTHRIRHHLLGLLALTVPLAACAQQPSPSAASAPPPAAQAAPAPQLVGNLPDFTRLVEQVGPGVVNVETTISRRAAAARSGGGMPDDDQMPEFFRRFFGPDGMPGMPGQPRGGAPDDDGPAGRSMGSGFIISPDGYVLTNHHVVDGASEVKVKLTDRREFTAKVVGSDQQYDVALLKIDGKNLPTVRIGDSNLLKPGQWVVAIGSPFGLDHSVTAGIVSATGRSNPYADQRYVPFIQTDVAINQGNSGGPLLNTRGEVVGINSQIFSASGGYMGISFAIPIDLAMSAVEQIKKTGKVSRGMLGVTMQPNISDVEAKGLGLPDTRGALVNGVQPGTGAAKAGIEPGDFIVAFNGQRINTREDLPPLVGMLPPGSKARVTIVRDGKERDVMVTLSELIADDGMLGQQLPGRAGAAPAPQAAEGTALGISVQEIPAQMRQKLGLEPDQGVQVAQVSSALARKSQLRPGMIVLQVGRVPVSSPAQFHKLTSDAKKGDVVMLLVRAPGSPASQFVAISVE, encoded by the coding sequence ATGACTCACCGTATCCGCCACCATCTGTTGGGCCTGCTGGCGCTGACCGTGCCGCTGGCCGCCTGCGCGCAGCAGCCCAGCCCCAGCGCCGCCAGCGCCCCGCCGCCGGCCGCGCAGGCCGCGCCGGCGCCGCAGCTGGTCGGCAACCTTCCCGACTTCACCCGCCTGGTCGAGCAGGTCGGTCCCGGCGTGGTCAATGTCGAGACCACCATCAGCCGCCGCGCCGCGGCCGCACGCTCCGGCGGCGGCATGCCCGACGACGACCAGATGCCCGAGTTCTTCCGCCGCTTCTTCGGCCCGGACGGCATGCCGGGCATGCCCGGGCAGCCGCGCGGCGGCGCGCCGGATGACGATGGCCCCGCCGGCCGTTCGATGGGCTCGGGCTTCATCATCTCGCCCGATGGCTACGTGCTGACCAACCACCACGTGGTCGACGGCGCCAGCGAGGTCAAGGTCAAGCTCACCGACCGCCGCGAGTTCACCGCCAAGGTGGTCGGCAGCGACCAGCAGTACGACGTGGCGCTGCTGAAGATCGACGGCAAGAACCTGCCGACGGTGCGCATCGGCGACTCCAACCTGCTCAAGCCCGGCCAGTGGGTGGTGGCGATCGGTTCGCCGTTCGGCCTGGACCACTCGGTCACCGCCGGCATCGTCAGCGCCACCGGCCGCAGCAACCCCTACGCCGACCAGCGCTACGTGCCGTTCATCCAGACCGACGTGGCGATCAACCAGGGCAACTCCGGCGGCCCGCTGCTCAACACCCGCGGTGAGGTGGTCGGCATCAACTCGCAGATCTTCTCCGCCTCCGGCGGCTACATGGGCATCAGCTTCGCGATCCCGATCGACCTGGCGATGAGCGCGGTCGAGCAGATCAAGAAGACCGGCAAGGTCAGTCGCGGAATGCTGGGCGTGACCATGCAACCGAACATCAGTGACGTCGAGGCTAAGGGGCTGGGGCTGCCGGACACGCGCGGTGCTCTGGTCAATGGTGTCCAGCCGGGCACTGGTGCGGCCAAGGCCGGTATCGAACCCGGCGACTTCATCGTTGCCTTCAATGGTCAGAGGATCAACACGCGCGAGGATTTGCCTCCGTTGGTGGGCATGTTGCCGCCTGGAAGCAAGGCGCGCGTTACGATCGTTCGCGATGGCAAGGAGCGGGACGTCATGGTGACCTTGAGCGAGCTGATTGCCGACGATGGAATGTTGGGTCAGCAACTGCCTGGTCGCGCCGGGGCGGCGCCTGCGCCACAGGCGGCTGAGGGCACCGCGCTGGGCATCAGCGTCCAGGAGATCCCTGCGCAAATGCGCCAGAAGCTTGGATTGGAGCCCGACCAAGGCGTGCAAGTGGCGCAGGTCAGCAGTGCGCTTGCGAGAAAGTCGCAATTGCGACCTGGCATGATCGTGCTGCAGGTCGGGCGGGTTCCGGTTTCCAGTCCGGCTCAATTCCACAAGCTCACGTCCGACGCTAAGAAGGGCGACGTGGTGATGTTGTTGGTGCGTGCGCCAGGTAGTCCGGCGAGTCAGTTCGTGGCCATCAGCGTGGAATGA
- a CDS encoding sigma-E factor negative regulatory protein — MTDSTPFPKPVPAPDSTAPDKFELHYRQQLSALIDGELPADEARFVLRRLQHDEELSGCHERWQLCGDILRGRVSVPAPSDFSARVRQAVAAEAQQAARADAASAAGKRRNWRWGGSAALAASVALLALFMTQRLPQTPEALAPAQVVDATAPQVPAPAPAPAPADPQGDLAAAVAAAPAMAIAANRRQEAAAAARREATRSEQAARTRSVPAERAYAAAAPTKPQAKAPAQTPFVAPVAPPTMVAQRASDPFGHPATPLQARPWPRSTLPSADAGSEFTASFPHSGADPAAFYPFEPRLPADAVANPPLHP, encoded by the coding sequence ATGACCGATAGCACGCCCTTTCCCAAGCCAGTGCCGGCGCCCGACAGCACAGCGCCGGACAAGTTCGAGCTGCACTACCGGCAGCAACTGTCCGCGCTGATCGACGGCGAACTGCCGGCCGACGAGGCGCGCTTCGTGCTGCGCCGGTTGCAGCACGACGAGGAACTGTCCGGTTGCCACGAGCGCTGGCAGCTGTGCGGCGACATCCTGCGCGGCCGCGTCAGCGTGCCGGCGCCCAGCGATTTCAGTGCCCGCGTGCGCCAGGCGGTGGCCGCCGAAGCGCAGCAGGCCGCGCGTGCCGATGCGGCCAGCGCCGCCGGCAAGCGCCGCAACTGGCGCTGGGGCGGCAGTGCGGCCCTGGCCGCTTCGGTCGCGCTGCTCGCGCTGTTCATGACCCAGCGCCTGCCGCAGACGCCCGAGGCGTTGGCGCCGGCGCAGGTCGTCGATGCCACCGCGCCGCAGGTCCCGGCGCCCGCGCCGGCACCGGCACCGGCCGATCCGCAGGGCGATCTCGCCGCAGCCGTCGCTGCCGCGCCGGCGATGGCGATCGCCGCCAATCGTCGCCAGGAGGCGGCCGCGGCAGCGCGACGCGAGGCCACCCGTAGCGAACAGGCCGCGCGCACCCGCAGCGTCCCGGCCGAGCGCGCCTATGCCGCAGCGGCGCCTACCAAACCGCAGGCCAAGGCGCCGGCGCAGACGCCGTTCGTTGCGCCGGTCGCGCCGCCGACGATGGTCGCGCAACGCGCCAGCGATCCGTTCGGGCATCCGGCGACGCCGCTGCAGGCCCGGCCGTGGCCGCGCTCGACGCTGCCATCCGCCGATGCCGGGAGCGAATTCACCGCCAGCTTCCCGCACAGCGGCGCGGACCCGGCGGCGTTCTATCCGTTCGAACCCCGATTGCCTGCCGACGCCGTGGCCAACCCGCCGCTGCATCCGTAG
- the rpoE gene encoding RNA polymerase sigma factor RpoE yields the protein MADVETPQELDLELVRRVQRGESAAFDVLVRKYQHRIVGLIGRYIADWSECQDVAQDTFIRAYRAIGSFRGDAQFSTWLHRIAVNTAKNYLVAHNRRPPTDDVDVLDAEQFDSGTRLRDTDTPERELMRQELERTVMKAVDALPEELRTAITLREVEGMSYEDIAQKMRCPIGTVRSRIFRAREAIDAELRPLLDTDSATRERHRV from the coding sequence ATGGCCGATGTCGAAACACCCCAGGAGCTGGACCTTGAACTGGTCCGGCGTGTGCAGCGCGGCGAAAGCGCGGCGTTCGATGTGCTGGTGCGCAAGTACCAGCATCGGATCGTCGGCCTGATCGGGCGCTACATCGCCGACTGGAGCGAATGTCAGGACGTGGCCCAGGACACTTTCATCCGCGCCTACCGCGCGATCGGGAGTTTCCGCGGCGACGCCCAGTTCTCCACATGGTTGCACCGGATCGCCGTGAACACCGCCAAGAACTACCTGGTCGCGCACAACCGCAGGCCGCCCACCGACGACGTCGATGTGCTCGATGCCGAGCAGTTCGACAGCGGCACCCGCCTGCGCGACACCGACACGCCCGAACGCGAGTTGATGCGCCAGGAGCTGGAACGCACGGTGATGAAGGCGGTCGACGCCTTGCCGGAAGAGTTGCGTACCGCCATCACCCTGCGCGAGGTGGAGGGCATGAGCTACGAGGACATCGCGCAGAAGATGCGCTGCCCGATCGGCACCGTGCGTTCGCGGATCTTCCGCGCCCGCGAGGCCATCGACGCCGAACTCCGTCCCCTGCTGGATACCGACAGCGCCACCCGTGAGCGACACCGCGTATGA
- a CDS encoding 3-hydroxyacyl-CoA dehydrogenase NAD-binding domain-containing protein translates to MLSGFDGLRFSHWQADIRGDGIVVLSLDRQDAPVNALSQDVLLELGNLLERIAIDPPKGVVIRSAKDNGFIAGADLKEFQEFDRRGTVNDAIRRGQATFQKLAELPCPTVAAIHGFCMGGGTEIALACRYRVASSDAATRIGLPETKLGIFPGWGGSARLPRLIGAPAAMDLMLTGRTVSASAARAMGLVDKVAAPAVLTDTAVALALSGSTRPFKQRATAWATNTWPARKLLAPQMRKQVARKARKEHYPAPYALIGVWERSGGSGIQARLDAERKAVVKLASTPTARNLIRIFFLTERLKALGGKDHGIRHVHVVGAGVMGGDIAAWSAYKGFEVTLQDREQRFIDGALSRAGELFAKRVKDDSKRPAVAARLKGDLAGDGVPTADLVIEAIIENPQAKRELYQALEPRMQPTALLSTNTSSIPLTELREHIQRPAQFGGLHYFNPVAQMPLVEIVCHDGLAPENQKRLAAFCKAIDKLPVPVAGTPGFLVNRVLFPYMLEAATAYAEGIPGPAIDKAAVKFGMPLGPIELIDTVGLDVAAGVGAELAPFLGLPIPAALQTVEPGKRGKKDGQGLYAWENGRAKKPELPKDYRAPDDLEDRLILPLLNEAVACLHEGVVADADLLDAGVIFGTGFAPFRGGPIQHIRAAGADVLLARLRALHTRYGERFAPRPGWESPALREPVV, encoded by the coding sequence ATGCTTTCAGGCTTCGACGGGCTCCGATTCAGTCACTGGCAAGCGGACATCCGCGGCGACGGCATCGTCGTGCTCAGCCTCGACCGCCAGGACGCGCCCGTCAATGCGCTGTCGCAGGACGTGTTGCTGGAGCTGGGCAATCTGCTCGAGCGCATCGCCATCGATCCGCCCAAGGGCGTGGTGATCCGCTCGGCCAAGGACAATGGCTTCATCGCCGGCGCCGACCTCAAGGAATTCCAGGAATTCGACCGCCGCGGCACCGTCAACGACGCCATCCGCCGCGGCCAGGCCACCTTCCAGAAACTGGCCGAACTGCCCTGCCCCACGGTCGCGGCGATCCACGGCTTCTGCATGGGCGGCGGCACCGAGATCGCCCTGGCCTGCCGCTACCGCGTCGCCTCCAGCGATGCGGCCACCCGCATCGGCCTGCCCGAGACCAAGCTCGGCATCTTCCCCGGCTGGGGCGGCAGCGCGCGCCTGCCACGGCTGATCGGCGCGCCGGCGGCAATGGACCTCATGCTCACCGGGCGCACCGTGTCGGCCTCGGCGGCGCGGGCGATGGGCCTGGTCGACAAGGTCGCCGCGCCGGCCGTGCTCACCGATACCGCCGTGGCGCTGGCGCTGTCCGGCAGCACACGTCCCTTCAAGCAGCGCGCCACCGCCTGGGCCACCAACACCTGGCCGGCGCGCAAGCTGCTGGCGCCGCAGATGCGCAAGCAGGTGGCGCGCAAGGCGCGCAAGGAACACTACCCGGCGCCGTATGCGCTGATCGGGGTGTGGGAACGCAGCGGCGGTAGCGGTATCCAGGCGCGCCTGGACGCCGAGCGCAAGGCGGTGGTCAAGCTGGCCAGCACCCCGACCGCGCGCAACCTGATCCGCATCTTCTTCCTCACCGAGCGGCTCAAGGCGCTGGGCGGCAAGGACCACGGCATCCGCCACGTGCACGTGGTCGGCGCCGGGGTGATGGGCGGCGACATCGCCGCCTGGTCGGCCTACAAGGGCTTCGAGGTGACCCTGCAGGATCGCGAGCAGCGCTTCATCGACGGCGCGCTGAGCCGCGCCGGCGAGCTGTTCGCCAAGCGGGTCAAGGACGACAGCAAGCGCCCGGCGGTGGCGGCGCGCCTGAAGGGCGATTTGGCCGGCGACGGCGTGCCGACCGCCGATCTGGTGATCGAGGCGATCATCGAGAACCCGCAGGCCAAGCGCGAGCTGTACCAGGCGCTGGAACCGCGCATGCAGCCGACTGCGCTGCTCAGCACCAACACCTCCTCGATCCCGCTGACCGAACTGCGCGAGCACATCCAACGCCCGGCGCAGTTCGGCGGCCTGCACTACTTCAACCCGGTGGCGCAGATGCCGCTGGTGGAGATCGTCTGCCACGACGGCCTGGCGCCGGAAAACCAGAAGCGGCTGGCCGCGTTCTGCAAGGCGATCGACAAGCTGCCGGTGCCGGTCGCCGGCACCCCGGGCTTCCTGGTCAACCGCGTGCTGTTCCCGTACATGCTGGAAGCGGCCACCGCCTATGCCGAAGGCATTCCCGGCCCGGCGATCGACAAGGCCGCGGTCAAGTTCGGCATGCCGTTGGGCCCGATCGAACTGATCGACACCGTGGGCCTGGACGTGGCCGCCGGCGTCGGCGCCGAACTGGCGCCGTTCCTGGGCCTGCCGATCCCGGCGGCGCTGCAGACGGTGGAGCCGGGCAAGCGCGGCAAGAAGGACGGCCAGGGCCTGTACGCCTGGGAGAACGGCCGCGCCAAGAAGCCGGAACTACCCAAGGACTACCGTGCACCGGACGACCTGGAAGACCGCCTGATCCTGCCGCTGCTCAACGAAGCGGTGGCCTGCCTGCACGAGGGCGTGGTCGCCGACGCCGACCTGCTCGATGCCGGCGTGATCTTCGGTACCGGCTTCGCCCCGTTCCGCGGCGGCCCGATCCAGCACATCCGCGCCGCCGGCGCCGACGTGCTGCTGGCACGCCTGCGCGCCCTGCACACGCGCTACGGCGAGCGTTTCGCCCCGCGACCGGGTTGGGAGTCGCCGGCGTTGCGCGAACCGGTGGTGTGA
- a CDS encoding cation diffusion facilitator family transporter yields the protein MGHDHSHAPTEIRHEQPLWWALGLTALFLVVEVAGAFLTNSLALLSDAAHMATDTLALMIALIAVRLSRRPPDAKRSYGYARLEALGALVNGALLFVVAGYILWEAVQRFRQPQEIATVGMLGIAAFGLLINLISMRLLKAGSGESLNMKGAYLEVWSDMLGSVAVIVGALAIRVTGWKLIDPILAVLIGLWVLPRTWVLLREAINVLLEGVPKGVDLGAVRGYLQAAPGVASVHDLHVWALASSTPALTAHVVVADGGDADAVRAALCDGLHAQFGIDHITLQMEAGHCGATPCGTPAAGEGGGHDHHGHGHEDHDHDHAHPAHGHGHMQGHSH from the coding sequence ATGGGACACGATCACAGCCACGCCCCCACCGAAATCCGCCACGAGCAGCCCCTGTGGTGGGCGCTCGGTCTCACCGCGCTGTTCCTGGTGGTGGAAGTGGCCGGTGCCTTCCTCACCAACAGCCTGGCGCTGCTGTCGGATGCCGCGCACATGGCCACCGACACGCTGGCGCTGATGATCGCGCTGATCGCGGTGCGGCTGAGCCGGCGCCCGCCCGATGCCAAGCGCAGCTATGGCTACGCACGGCTGGAGGCGTTGGGCGCGCTGGTCAACGGCGCGCTGCTGTTCGTGGTGGCCGGCTACATCCTGTGGGAGGCGGTGCAGCGCTTCCGCCAGCCGCAGGAGATTGCCACCGTCGGCATGCTCGGCATCGCCGCGTTCGGCCTGCTGATCAACCTGATCTCGATGCGCCTGCTCAAGGCCGGCAGCGGCGAGAGCCTCAACATGAAGGGCGCGTACCTGGAAGTGTGGAGCGACATGCTCGGCTCGGTCGCGGTGATCGTCGGCGCGCTGGCGATCCGCGTCACCGGGTGGAAACTGATCGATCCGATCCTGGCGGTGCTGATCGGCCTGTGGGTGTTGCCGCGGACCTGGGTGCTGCTGCGCGAGGCGATCAACGTGCTGCTGGAAGGCGTGCCCAAGGGCGTGGACCTGGGCGCGGTGCGCGGCTATCTGCAGGCCGCGCCCGGCGTGGCCAGCGTGCACGACCTGCACGTGTGGGCGCTGGCCTCCAGCACGCCGGCGCTGACCGCGCATGTGGTGGTCGCCGACGGCGGTGACGCCGATGCCGTGCGCGCCGCGCTGTGCGATGGCCTGCATGCGCAGTTCGGCATCGATCACATCACCCTGCAGATGGAAGCCGGCCATTGCGGCGCCACCCCGTGCGGCACGCCGGCGGCGGGCGAGGGTGGTGGTCACGATCATCACGGGCATGGTCACGAGGACCACGATCACGATCATGCCCATCCCGCACATGGGCACGGCCACATGCAGGGGCATTCGCACTAG
- a CDS encoding DUF4142 domain-containing protein, with the protein MSVLGVGLAHAQTDTSGQAGSTDPGAMQQQTPSTSAAQTSTGMQGAQGARASALDEKQALGVLSAINTSEINAGNLALQKQVKGPVRDYAMLMVKEHSDNNAKIAPWGPDAKAAPAQQQMQQAKAEAGKLQALDGDRFEQAYVMAMVKDHQAALQMLDSTLIPAAKTPDVVAHLRTTRTHVAEHLAKAQQLQSAGAPSAAPTR; encoded by the coding sequence ATGTCGGTTCTCGGCGTCGGCCTTGCGCATGCGCAGACCGATACGTCCGGCCAGGCCGGCAGTACCGATCCCGGCGCCATGCAGCAGCAAACGCCGTCGACCTCTGCCGCGCAGACGTCGACCGGCATGCAGGGCGCGCAAGGCGCGCGCGCGTCCGCACTCGACGAAAAGCAGGCGCTCGGCGTGCTGTCGGCGATCAACACCAGCGAGATCAACGCCGGCAACCTGGCCTTGCAGAAGCAGGTCAAGGGCCCGGTGCGCGACTACGCCATGCTGATGGTCAAGGAGCACTCGGACAACAACGCCAAGATCGCGCCGTGGGGTCCTGATGCGAAGGCCGCACCGGCGCAGCAGCAGATGCAGCAGGCCAAGGCAGAGGCCGGCAAGCTGCAGGCCCTGGACGGTGATCGCTTCGAGCAGGCCTACGTCATGGCGATGGTCAAGGATCACCAGGCCGCCCTGCAGATGCTCGACAGCACCCTGATCCCCGCCGCGAAGACCCCGGACGTGGTCGCGCATCTGCGCACCACGCGCACGCACGTGGCCGAGCACCTGGCCAAGGCGCAGCAGTTGCAGAGCGCTGGCGCGCCATCGGCGGCGCCGACCCGCTGA
- a CDS encoding YeiH family protein — MRTQLHRPSTLLPGLALAIAVAALAWLAERAQLQWLGRRWIDALVFAIVLGTLLRTAWRLPPSTHAGIAFAAKLPLELAIVLLGASVGIGAIGAAGGLLLGAIAAVVLLAIAIGYGIGRALGLPSRLATLVACGNAICGNSAIVAAAPVIDADSEDVAAAIAFTAALGVLVVLLLPLAVPVLGLDQRHYGILAGLTVYAVPQVLAATVPVGALSAQVGALVKLMRVLMLGPVMLLLGLVRDGSPTQRRPAHALVPWFVFGFVGMMGLRALGVLPASLIEAAQSLSLLFTLVAMAALGLSVNLRTVLASGGRVLAAGTLSLLALASLSVLLLRCLP; from the coding sequence ATGCGCACCCAACTGCACAGACCTTCCACCTTGCTGCCCGGCCTGGCCCTGGCCATCGCGGTGGCGGCGCTGGCCTGGCTGGCCGAGCGCGCGCAACTGCAATGGCTGGGCCGGCGCTGGATCGACGCGCTGGTGTTCGCGATCGTGCTCGGCACCTTGCTGCGCACGGCGTGGCGCCTGCCGCCGTCCACGCACGCCGGCATCGCCTTCGCCGCCAAGCTGCCGCTGGAACTGGCCATCGTGCTGCTTGGGGCCTCGGTCGGGATCGGCGCCATCGGCGCGGCCGGCGGTCTGTTGCTGGGCGCCATCGCCGCGGTGGTGCTGCTGGCGATCGCCATCGGCTACGGCATCGGTCGCGCGCTGGGCCTGCCGTCGCGACTGGCCACGCTGGTCGCGTGCGGCAATGCGATCTGCGGCAATTCGGCGATTGTGGCGGCGGCGCCGGTGATCGACGCCGACTCCGAGGATGTCGCTGCAGCGATCGCCTTCACCGCGGCGCTGGGCGTGCTGGTGGTGTTGCTGTTGCCGCTGGCGGTGCCCGTGCTGGGCCTGGACCAGCGCCACTACGGCATCCTCGCCGGCCTGACCGTGTACGCGGTGCCGCAGGTGCTGGCGGCGACCGTGCCGGTGGGCGCGCTGAGCGCGCAGGTCGGTGCGCTGGTCAAGCTGATGCGGGTGCTGATGCTCGGGCCGGTGATGTTGCTGCTGGGGCTGGTGCGTGATGGATCGCCGACGCAGCGGCGCCCGGCGCACGCGCTGGTGCCGTGGTTCGTGTTCGGCTTCGTCGGCATGATGGGCCTGCGCGCGCTGGGTGTGCTGCCGGCGTCGCTCATCGAAGCGGCGCAGTCGCTGTCGCTGCTGTTCACCTTGGTGGCGATGGCCGCTTTGGGACTGTCGGTGAATCTGCGCACGGTGCTTGCGTCCGGCGGCCGCGTCTTGGCGGCCGGCACGCTGTCGCTGCTGGCGCTGGCCAGCCTCAGTGTGCTGTTGCTGCGCTGCTTGCCGTAG